A window from Triticum aestivum cultivar Chinese Spring chromosome 6D, IWGSC CS RefSeq v2.1, whole genome shotgun sequence encodes these proteins:
- the LOC123144681 gene encoding copper methylamine oxidase isoform X1 — MAVSEEKAQGCRSGAAAGKAASPVKPNSGAVMEEITDSPSTTAKASSKGIYGIPIMTRAQRSHPLDPLSAAEIAVAVATVRAAGRTPEVRDSMRFVEVVLLEPEKNVVALADAYFFPPFQPSLLPRTKGGPVIPSRLPPRRARLVVYNKQTNETSIWVVELSEVHAATRGGHHRGKVISSEVVPDVQPAMDAMEYAECEATVKDFPPFIEAMKKRGIDDMELVMVDAWCAGYYSDADAPNRRLGKPLIFCRTESDNPMENGYARPVEGIHVIVDMQNNVVIEFEDRKFVPLPPPDHLRNYTTGETRGGVDRSDVKPLIISQPEGPSFRITGSFVEWQKWNFRVGFTPKEGLVIHSVAYVDGNRGRRPIAHRLSFVEMVVPYGDPNEPHYRKNAFDAGEDGLGKNAHSLKKGCDCLGYIKYFDAHFTNFTGGVETIENCVCLHEEDHGILWKHQDWRTGLAEVRRSRRLTVSFICTIANYEYGFYWHFYQDGKIESEVKLTGILSLGALMPGEQRKYGTTIAPSLYAPVHQHFFVARMDMAVDCKPNEAYNQVVEVNVKVESSGPNNVHNNGFYAEEELLQSELQAMRDCDPSSARHWIVRNTRTVNRTGQPTGYKLIPGSNCLPFCLPEAKFLRRAGFLKHNLWVTSYKSDEIFPGGEFPNQNPRIHEGLATWVKKDRSLEETNIVLWYVFGITHIPRLEDWPVMPVERSGFMLMPHGFFNCSPAVDVPPASDVDAKEAETPKDIQTELISKL, encoded by the exons GAATCCCAATCATGACGAGGGCCCAGAGAAGCCACCCTTTAGACCCATTATCTGCTGCTGAAATTGCTGTGGCTGTAGCAACTGTTAGAGCTGCTGGAAGAACTCCTGAA gtacgagaCAGCATGCGTTTTGTTGAAGTTGTGCTCCTGGAGCCAGAAAAGAATGTTGTGGCATTAGCTGATGCATACTTCTTTCCACCATTCCAACCATCTCTTCTTCCCAGAACCAAAGGTGGTCCTGTGATCCCAAGCAGGCTCCCACCTAGGAGGGCCAGACTTGTTGTCTACAATAAGCAAACAAATGAGACTAGCATTTGGGTTGTTGAACTGTCTGAAGTGCATGCTGCTACTAGGGGCGGACACCACAGAGGCAAGGTTATATCATCAGAAGTTGTTCCAGATGTTCAGCCTGCAATG GACGCGATGGAATATGCTGAATGTGAAGCTACAGTAAAAGATTTCCCCCCTTTTATTGAAGCCATGAAGAAAAGAGGCATTGATGACATGGAGCTTGTCATGGTAGATGCATG GTGTGCAGGCTATTATAGTGATGCTGATGCTCCCAACCGAAGACTTGGCAAGCCTCTAATCTTTTGTAGAACTGAAAGTGATAACCCTATGGAGAATGGATATGCTCGTCCTGTTGAAGGGATCCATGTTATTGTTGATATGCAGAATAATGTTGTAATAGAGTTCGAAGATAGGAAGTTTGTCCCTCTTCCTCCACCAGATCATTTGAGAAACTATACTACTGGGGAGACACGAGGTGGTGTCGATAGAAGCGATGTGAAGCCTCTTATTATCAGTCAACCTGAAGGCCCAAGTTTCCGTATTACTGGCTCTTTTGTGGAGTGGCAGAAG TGGAATTTCCGTGTTGGCTTTACACCCAAGGAAGGTTTAGTTATTCATTCTGTTGCATATGTTGATGGAAACCGTGGACGTCGTCCAATCGCTCACAGGCTGAGTTTTGTTGAAATGGTTGTTCCTTATGGAGATCCGAACGAACCACATTACAGGAAGAATGCATTTGATGCTGGAGAAGATGGGCTTGGAAAAAATGCACACTCTCTTAAGAAG GGATGTGATTGCTTGGGATACATAAAATACTTTGATGCGCATTTTACGAATTTTACTGGTGGTGTGGAGACAATTGAAAATTGTGTTTGTTTACATGAGGAGGACCATGGAATCCTCTGGAAACATCAAGATTGGAGAACAGGATTGGCTGAAGTTAGACGATCACGCAGGCTTACTGTCTCATTTATATGCACAATTGCTAACTACGAATATGGATTCTATTGGCACTTTTATCAA GATGGTAAAATAGAATCTGAAGTAAAGCTTACCGGAATTCTAAGCTTGGGAGCTCTAATGCCTGGGGAACAAAGGAAATATGGCACAACTATTGCTCCTAGTTTGTATGCACCAGTTCATCAACATTTCTTTGTTGCCCGTATGGACATGGCAGTGGACTGCAAACCAAACGAAGCTTATAATCAG GTGGTTGAGGTAAATGTTAAAGTTGAAAGTTCAGGCCCAAATAATGTGCATAACAATGGCTTCTACGCTGAAGAAGAGCTTCTGCAATCTGAGTTACAGGCCATGCGTGATTGTGACCCTTCCTCTGCACGACATTGGATT GTAAGGAACACAAGGACTGTAAATCGTACTGGGCAGCCAACAGGTTACAAGCTCATACCTGGTTCAAATTGTCTGCCATTCTGCCTGCCAGAGGCAAAGTTCCTGAGAAGAGCTGGATTTTTAAAGCATAATCTTTGGGTTACATCATACAAAAGTGATGAGATATTCCCTGGAGGAGAATTTCCTAATCAGAACCCGCGCATCCATGAGGGTCTAGCTACATGGGTCAAGAAGGATAGATCCTTGGAAGAAACCAACATAGTTCTCTG GTATGTTTTCGGGATCACCCATATCCCAAGGCTCGAAGACTGGCCTGTCATGCCAGTGGAACGCAGCGGCTTCATGCTCATG CCTCATGGATTCTTCAACTGTTCGCCTGCTGTCGATGTTCCTCCTGCATCCGATGTGGACGCCAAGGAAGCTGAGACGCCAAAGGACATCCAAACCGAGCTCATTTCAAAGCTGTGA
- the LOC123144681 gene encoding copper methylamine oxidase isoform X2 has translation MAVSEEKAQGCRSGAAAGKAASPVKPNSGAVMEEITDSPSTTAKASSKGIPIMTRAQRSHPLDPLSAAEIAVAVATVRAAGRTPEVRDSMRFVEVVLLEPEKNVVALADAYFFPPFQPSLLPRTKGGPVIPSRLPPRRARLVVYNKQTNETSIWVVELSEVHAATRGGHHRGKVISSEVVPDVQPAMDAMEYAECEATVKDFPPFIEAMKKRGIDDMELVMVDAWCAGYYSDADAPNRRLGKPLIFCRTESDNPMENGYARPVEGIHVIVDMQNNVVIEFEDRKFVPLPPPDHLRNYTTGETRGGVDRSDVKPLIISQPEGPSFRITGSFVEWQKWNFRVGFTPKEGLVIHSVAYVDGNRGRRPIAHRLSFVEMVVPYGDPNEPHYRKNAFDAGEDGLGKNAHSLKKGCDCLGYIKYFDAHFTNFTGGVETIENCVCLHEEDHGILWKHQDWRTGLAEVRRSRRLTVSFICTIANYEYGFYWHFYQDGKIESEVKLTGILSLGALMPGEQRKYGTTIAPSLYAPVHQHFFVARMDMAVDCKPNEAYNQVVEVNVKVESSGPNNVHNNGFYAEEELLQSELQAMRDCDPSSARHWIVRNTRTVNRTGQPTGYKLIPGSNCLPFCLPEAKFLRRAGFLKHNLWVTSYKSDEIFPGGEFPNQNPRIHEGLATWVKKDRSLEETNIVLWYVFGITHIPRLEDWPVMPVERSGFMLMPHGFFNCSPAVDVPPASDVDAKEAETPKDIQTELISKL, from the exons GAATCCCAATCATGACGAGGGCCCAGAGAAGCCACCCTTTAGACCCATTATCTGCTGCTGAAATTGCTGTGGCTGTAGCAACTGTTAGAGCTGCTGGAAGAACTCCTGAA gtacgagaCAGCATGCGTTTTGTTGAAGTTGTGCTCCTGGAGCCAGAAAAGAATGTTGTGGCATTAGCTGATGCATACTTCTTTCCACCATTCCAACCATCTCTTCTTCCCAGAACCAAAGGTGGTCCTGTGATCCCAAGCAGGCTCCCACCTAGGAGGGCCAGACTTGTTGTCTACAATAAGCAAACAAATGAGACTAGCATTTGGGTTGTTGAACTGTCTGAAGTGCATGCTGCTACTAGGGGCGGACACCACAGAGGCAAGGTTATATCATCAGAAGTTGTTCCAGATGTTCAGCCTGCAATG GACGCGATGGAATATGCTGAATGTGAAGCTACAGTAAAAGATTTCCCCCCTTTTATTGAAGCCATGAAGAAAAGAGGCATTGATGACATGGAGCTTGTCATGGTAGATGCATG GTGTGCAGGCTATTATAGTGATGCTGATGCTCCCAACCGAAGACTTGGCAAGCCTCTAATCTTTTGTAGAACTGAAAGTGATAACCCTATGGAGAATGGATATGCTCGTCCTGTTGAAGGGATCCATGTTATTGTTGATATGCAGAATAATGTTGTAATAGAGTTCGAAGATAGGAAGTTTGTCCCTCTTCCTCCACCAGATCATTTGAGAAACTATACTACTGGGGAGACACGAGGTGGTGTCGATAGAAGCGATGTGAAGCCTCTTATTATCAGTCAACCTGAAGGCCCAAGTTTCCGTATTACTGGCTCTTTTGTGGAGTGGCAGAAG TGGAATTTCCGTGTTGGCTTTACACCCAAGGAAGGTTTAGTTATTCATTCTGTTGCATATGTTGATGGAAACCGTGGACGTCGTCCAATCGCTCACAGGCTGAGTTTTGTTGAAATGGTTGTTCCTTATGGAGATCCGAACGAACCACATTACAGGAAGAATGCATTTGATGCTGGAGAAGATGGGCTTGGAAAAAATGCACACTCTCTTAAGAAG GGATGTGATTGCTTGGGATACATAAAATACTTTGATGCGCATTTTACGAATTTTACTGGTGGTGTGGAGACAATTGAAAATTGTGTTTGTTTACATGAGGAGGACCATGGAATCCTCTGGAAACATCAAGATTGGAGAACAGGATTGGCTGAAGTTAGACGATCACGCAGGCTTACTGTCTCATTTATATGCACAATTGCTAACTACGAATATGGATTCTATTGGCACTTTTATCAA GATGGTAAAATAGAATCTGAAGTAAAGCTTACCGGAATTCTAAGCTTGGGAGCTCTAATGCCTGGGGAACAAAGGAAATATGGCACAACTATTGCTCCTAGTTTGTATGCACCAGTTCATCAACATTTCTTTGTTGCCCGTATGGACATGGCAGTGGACTGCAAACCAAACGAAGCTTATAATCAG GTGGTTGAGGTAAATGTTAAAGTTGAAAGTTCAGGCCCAAATAATGTGCATAACAATGGCTTCTACGCTGAAGAAGAGCTTCTGCAATCTGAGTTACAGGCCATGCGTGATTGTGACCCTTCCTCTGCACGACATTGGATT GTAAGGAACACAAGGACTGTAAATCGTACTGGGCAGCCAACAGGTTACAAGCTCATACCTGGTTCAAATTGTCTGCCATTCTGCCTGCCAGAGGCAAAGTTCCTGAGAAGAGCTGGATTTTTAAAGCATAATCTTTGGGTTACATCATACAAAAGTGATGAGATATTCCCTGGAGGAGAATTTCCTAATCAGAACCCGCGCATCCATGAGGGTCTAGCTACATGGGTCAAGAAGGATAGATCCTTGGAAGAAACCAACATAGTTCTCTG GTATGTTTTCGGGATCACCCATATCCCAAGGCTCGAAGACTGGCCTGTCATGCCAGTGGAACGCAGCGGCTTCATGCTCATG CCTCATGGATTCTTCAACTGTTCGCCTGCTGTCGATGTTCCTCCTGCATCCGATGTGGACGCCAAGGAAGCTGAGACGCCAAAGGACATCCAAACCGAGCTCATTTCAAAGCTGTGA